One genomic window of Pseudomonas chlororaphis subsp. piscium includes the following:
- a CDS encoding class II histone deacetylase yields the protein MTRKTAFFFDELSLWHSAGPHALTLPVGGWVQPPAAAGHAESPETKRRLKSLLDVSGLTRQLLVRSATAASEEDLLRVHSAEYLQRFKSLSEAGGGELGPQAPIGPGSYEIARLSAGLAMAAVDAVLGGEADNAYSLSRPPGHHCLADGAMGFCFLANIAIAIEAAKARRGLGKVAVIDWDVHHGNGTQSIFEERGDVLTISLHQDGCFPPGYGGELDRGRGAGLGANLNIPLLPGSGHDAYLHALQRIVIPALERFQPELIIVACGYDANAVDPLARMLLHSDSFRAMTRQVREAAERLCHGRLVLVHEGGYSEAYVPFCGLATVEELAGVKTAVTDPMLEFIRLQQPNPEFQAFQRQLLDRQAEAL from the coding sequence ATGACCCGCAAAACCGCGTTTTTCTTCGATGAACTCAGCCTCTGGCACAGCGCCGGGCCACATGCGCTGACGCTGCCGGTGGGCGGCTGGGTGCAACCGCCCGCCGCGGCCGGGCACGCCGAATCGCCGGAAACCAAGCGCCGCCTGAAAAGCCTGCTGGACGTCTCCGGCCTGACCCGCCAATTGCTGGTGCGCAGCGCCACGGCCGCCAGCGAAGAGGACCTGCTGCGGGTGCACAGCGCCGAGTACCTGCAACGCTTCAAGTCCCTGAGCGAGGCCGGTGGCGGCGAACTCGGCCCGCAAGCGCCAATCGGCCCGGGCAGCTACGAGATCGCCCGGCTTTCCGCCGGCCTGGCCATGGCCGCGGTGGATGCGGTGCTCGGCGGCGAAGCCGACAATGCCTACTCGCTGTCCCGCCCGCCGGGACACCATTGCCTGGCCGACGGCGCCATGGGTTTCTGCTTCCTGGCCAATATCGCCATCGCCATCGAGGCGGCCAAGGCCAGGCGCGGCCTGGGCAAGGTCGCAGTGATCGACTGGGACGTGCACCACGGCAACGGCACCCAGTCGATCTTCGAGGAACGCGGCGATGTGCTGACCATTTCCCTGCACCAGGACGGCTGCTTCCCGCCCGGCTACGGCGGCGAGCTGGACCGCGGCCGCGGCGCCGGGCTGGGGGCCAATCTCAATATCCCGCTGCTGCCCGGCAGCGGCCACGATGCCTACCTGCATGCCCTGCAACGCATCGTGATTCCGGCCCTGGAGCGCTTCCAGCCGGAGCTGATCATCGTTGCCTGCGGCTACGACGCCAACGCGGTCGACCCGCTGGCGCGCATGCTGCTGCACAGCGACTCGTTCCGCGCCATGACCCGCCAGGTGCGCGAAGCCGCCGAGCGCCTGTGCCACGGGCGCCTGGTGCTGGTGCATGAAGGCGGTTATTCCGAGGCCTATGTGCCCTTCTGCGGGCTGGCAACGGTCGAGGAGCTGGCCGGCGTCAAGACCGCGGTGACCGACCCGATGCTGGAATTCATCCGGCTCCAGCAACCGAACCCGGAGTTCCAGGCGTTTCAGCGCCAATTGCTCGACCGTCAGGCCGAGGCGCTGTAG
- a CDS encoding 2,4'-dihydroxyacetophenone dioxygenase family protein has protein sequence MPEAASREFWKDLQPIANCFKPDAKPEVYLPNAASDDLKLYVPFTETVSSRPLWISPSENRWCDILMASSAGLVNRHYHPHEVFAYTLSGKWGYLEHDWTATAGDFVYETPGEGHTLVAYEHEQPMRAFFIVKGPLIWLDEQGEPEGYFDVHSYIAMCRAHYEKIGLGAAYIDTLFR, from the coding sequence ATGCCCGAAGCCGCCAGCCGTGAATTCTGGAAAGACCTGCAACCGATCGCCAATTGCTTCAAGCCGGACGCCAAGCCCGAGGTCTACCTGCCCAATGCCGCCAGCGACGACCTGAAGCTCTATGTGCCCTTCACCGAAACCGTGTCTTCGCGGCCGCTGTGGATCTCGCCGAGCGAGAACCGCTGGTGCGACATCCTCATGGCCAGCAGCGCCGGGCTGGTGAACCGGCATTACCACCCCCACGAAGTGTTCGCCTACACCCTGTCCGGCAAGTGGGGCTACCTGGAGCACGACTGGACCGCCACCGCCGGCGACTTCGTCTACGAGACCCCGGGCGAAGGCCACACCCTGGTGGCCTACGAGCACGAGCAACCGATGCGCGCGTTTTTCATCGTCAAGGGCCCGCTGATCTGGCTCGACGAACAAGGCGAGCCGGAGGGTTATTTCGACGTGCACTCCTACATCGCCATGTGCCGCGCGCATTACGAAAAGATCGGCCTCGGCGCGGCCTATATCGACACGCTGTTTCGCTGA
- the hpaC gene encoding 4-hydroxyphenylacetate 3-monooxygenase, reductase component encodes MTQLDPKQQAFRNAMAHMTAAVNVITSNGPAGRCGITATAVCSVTDSPPSLMVCVNRNSALNPVFKRNGRLCVNVLCGEHEEVARHFAGMTGVEMEQRFSLHPWRDGQDALPVLDGALASLQGRITEVQEIGTHSVMLVQLDEICVREHGDSLVYFSRGFHRLQRAVQAA; translated from the coding sequence ATGACTCAACTCGATCCCAAGCAACAGGCCTTTCGCAATGCCATGGCGCACATGACCGCGGCGGTCAATGTCATCACCAGCAACGGCCCGGCCGGACGCTGCGGCATCACCGCCACCGCGGTCTGCTCGGTCACCGACAGCCCGCCCAGCCTGATGGTCTGCGTCAACCGCAACAGCGCCCTGAATCCGGTGTTCAAGCGCAACGGCCGACTTTGCGTCAACGTGCTGTGCGGCGAACACGAAGAAGTCGCCCGGCACTTCGCCGGCATGACCGGGGTGGAGATGGAGCAGCGCTTCAGCCTGCACCCCTGGCGCGACGGCCAGGACGCCCTGCCGGTGCTCGACGGTGCCCTGGCCAGCCTGCAGGGGCGGATCACCGAGGTGCAGGAAATCGGCACCCACTCGGTGATGCTGGTGCAGCTGGATGAGATCTGCGTGCGCGAACACGGCGATTCGCTGGTGTATTTCAGCCGTGGTTTCCATCGGTTGCAGCGGGCCGTCCAGGCGGCCTGA
- a CDS encoding helix-turn-helix domain-containing protein, whose protein sequence is MSPCALLETRHACTQSIALDQRLAFWEDYNASTLVGLKCSSFCESGFAASQDNLQLEGMRLAQIEGNEHVVERDNSMIRSVPKESVFVSFVTGSGSFFYQDGACQLLEPGELIVYRTDKPYLFGFSGPMRQFIFDIPQELFAERCLKRFDRPLKIGGQSGVQRLLLRTLGERTRGFFQQPLSEDADDYQNQALELLGSLIAGQVGERRINALSASYLLAAKQCINEQLADPDLSCERVAAQTGISPRHLSRLFALEDTQPSRFILEKRLQQAHDLLSSPRGAGLDIGEIAYRHGFTSQAHFARAFKAHYGQTPSAVRASQASPSS, encoded by the coding sequence ATGTCTCCATGCGCCTTGCTCGAAACCCGGCATGCCTGCACCCAGAGCATCGCCCTGGATCAGCGGCTGGCCTTCTGGGAGGACTACAACGCCTCCACCCTGGTCGGCCTCAAATGCAGCTCTTTTTGTGAAAGCGGTTTTGCCGCCAGCCAGGACAACCTGCAGCTGGAGGGCATGCGCCTGGCGCAGATCGAGGGCAACGAGCACGTGGTCGAGCGTGACAACTCGATGATCCGCTCGGTGCCCAAGGAGTCGGTGTTCGTGTCCTTCGTCACCGGCAGCGGCTCGTTTTTCTATCAGGACGGCGCCTGCCAGTTGCTCGAACCGGGCGAGCTGATCGTCTACCGCACCGACAAACCCTACCTGTTCGGGTTCTCCGGGCCGATGCGCCAGTTCATTTTCGACATTCCCCAGGAACTGTTCGCCGAGCGCTGCCTCAAGCGCTTCGACCGCCCGCTGAAGATCGGCGGACAAAGCGGCGTGCAGCGCCTGTTGCTGCGTACCCTGGGCGAACGCACTCGGGGGTTTTTCCAGCAGCCTTTGAGCGAGGACGCCGATGATTATCAGAACCAGGCGTTGGAACTGTTGGGGAGCCTGATCGCCGGGCAGGTGGGAGAGCGGCGGATCAATGCGCTGAGCGCCTCCTATCTGCTGGCGGCCAAGCAGTGCATCAACGAACAACTGGCCGACCCGGACCTGAGCTGCGAACGGGTGGCCGCGCAAACCGGCATTTCGCCGCGGCACCTGAGCCGGCTGTTTGCCCTGGAGGACACCCAGCCCAGCCGCTTTATCCTGGAAAAACGCCTGCAGCAGGCCCATGACCTGCTGAGCAGCCCACGGGGAGCGGGCCTGGATATCGGCGAAATCGCCTACCGCCACGGCTTCACCAGCCAGGCCCACTTCGCCCGGGCCTTCAAGGCCCATTACGGCCAGACCCCAAGCGCAGTGCGCGCCTCCCAGGCATCCCCCTCCTCGTAG
- a CDS encoding transporter gives MTRTLPRRTALAFTGALLSLNASAADLNARDFFGAPSGTSLGVLYLPATRADDFHGPADSTGKAELKVNALAYRQVFFTDICGTLCTPQFILPFADIDARLPGAARHTGESGFGDPQVGGTLFFINDPASRTYSGLLTLITLPVGEYHSENPDVSPGANRWGATFVYNYTQGVGEKWVLEANLEAQLYAKNDDYFGSDLKQDPLYRLQAFASYDFTASTYGALRLIHADGGELRINDQRIDDTHKRYTQVGFEVGHWLDQQNQLMFGLSQNVATRNGYHGTDALLRLVHVF, from the coding sequence ATGACCAGAACGCTTCCGCGCCGCACCGCCCTGGCCTTCACCGGCGCCCTGCTGAGCCTGAACGCCAGCGCCGCCGACCTCAACGCCCGCGACTTCTTCGGAGCGCCCTCGGGCACCAGCCTCGGTGTGCTGTACCTGCCGGCGACCCGCGCCGACGACTTCCACGGCCCCGCCGACAGCACCGGCAAGGCCGAGCTGAAGGTCAACGCCCTGGCCTATCGCCAGGTTTTTTTCACCGATATCTGCGGCACCCTGTGCACCCCGCAATTCATCCTGCCCTTTGCCGATATCGACGCGCGCCTGCCCGGCGCCGCCCGTCACACCGGGGAAAGCGGCTTCGGTGACCCGCAGGTCGGCGGCACCCTGTTCTTTATCAACGACCCGGCCTCGCGCACCTACAGCGGCTTGCTGACCCTGATCACCCTGCCGGTGGGCGAATACCACAGCGAGAATCCGGATGTCTCGCCGGGCGCCAACCGCTGGGGCGCGACCTTCGTTTACAACTACACCCAGGGCGTCGGCGAGAAGTGGGTGCTGGAAGCCAACCTGGAAGCCCAGCTCTACGCCAAGAACGACGACTATTTCGGCAGCGACCTGAAACAGGACCCGCTGTACCGCCTGCAAGCCTTCGCCTCCTACGACTTCACCGCCAGCACCTACGGCGCCCTGCGCCTGATCCATGCCGACGGTGGCGAGCTGCGGATCAACGACCAGCGCATCGACGACACCCACAAGCGCTACACCCAGGTCGGCTTCGAGGTCGGTCACTGGCTGGACCAGCAGAACCAGCTGATGTTCGGCCTCTCGCAAAACGTCGCCACCCGCAATGGTTACCACGGCACCGACGCCTTGTTGCGTCTGGTCCACGTGTTCTGA
- a CDS encoding MFS transporter — protein MIDKSQAFTGDQPSTASPLALLAAIVLFAAITPTILMTAPAVAAQLASQWQLSPSQIGDLFSTELGAMSLATLPAFWWLKRVDWRRAALLAGALFIVTNLLSIWAQGYGALLALRFCSALAGGSLMIICLSSAASTANPSRAYGLWVMGQLVVGALGLGILPRLFEHYGLAACYLLLALLMTLCLPLARYFPQGAPATEKTAQQAAAVPKWKVLCGILGILGFYISLSGVWTFIGSISAKAGISAQASGELLAVATVMGIVGAGCASLIGNRLPRLLLLLLGYSLMAGSVLLLLGAPTLARFALAALVFKFTWTFILPLILACLADLDRSGKLMNASNLVIGGGLAIGPALAGRLIESSGGFQPLLIGGACLTLLSLALILGCRRNT, from the coding sequence ATGATCGACAAGAGCCAGGCATTCACCGGCGATCAGCCGAGTACGGCATCGCCGCTGGCCTTGCTGGCGGCCATCGTGCTGTTCGCCGCCATCACCCCGACCATCCTCATGACCGCCCCGGCGGTGGCCGCGCAACTGGCCAGCCAATGGCAACTGAGCCCGTCGCAGATCGGCGACCTGTTTTCCACTGAGCTGGGGGCCATGAGCCTGGCCACCCTGCCCGCCTTCTGGTGGCTCAAGCGCGTCGACTGGCGCCGCGCGGCGCTGCTGGCCGGGGCGTTGTTCATAGTCACCAACCTGCTGTCGATCTGGGCCCAGGGTTATGGCGCGCTGCTGGCCCTGCGTTTCTGCAGCGCCCTGGCTGGCGGTTCGCTGATGATCATCTGCCTGTCCAGCGCCGCCTCCACCGCCAACCCCAGCCGGGCCTATGGCCTGTGGGTCATGGGCCAGTTGGTGGTCGGGGCGCTGGGCCTGGGCATTCTGCCGCGGCTGTTCGAGCACTACGGCCTGGCGGCCTGCTACCTGCTGCTGGCGCTGCTGATGACCCTGTGCCTGCCCCTGGCGCGCTACTTTCCCCAGGGCGCGCCGGCCACGGAAAAAACCGCGCAGCAGGCCGCCGCCGTGCCGAAGTGGAAGGTGCTGTGCGGCATTCTCGGCATCCTCGGTTTCTATATCAGCCTCAGCGGGGTCTGGACCTTTATCGGTTCGATCAGCGCCAAGGCCGGCATCTCCGCGCAAGCCAGCGGCGAGCTGCTGGCCGTCGCCACGGTCATGGGCATCGTCGGCGCCGGTTGCGCCTCGTTGATCGGCAATCGCCTGCCGCGCCTGCTGTTGCTGCTGCTCGGCTACAGCCTGATGGCCGGCTCGGTGCTGTTGCTGCTGGGGGCGCCGACCCTGGCACGCTTCGCCCTCGCCGCCCTGGTCTTCAAGTTCACCTGGACCTTCATCCTGCCGCTGATCCTCGCCTGCCTGGCCGACCTCGACCGCTCCGGCAAGCTGATGAACGCCTCCAACCTGGTGATCGGCGGCGGCCTGGCCATCGGCCCCGCGCTGGCCGGCCGGCTGATCGAAAGCAGCGGCGGCTTCCAGCCACTGCTGATCGGCGGCGCCTGCCTGACCCTGCTGTCGCTGGCGCTGATCCTCGGCTGCCGACGCAACACCTGA
- a CDS encoding helix-turn-helix transcriptional regulator: protein MSRHEHGHASLLQAFSSLTLELQRLAQHKDIEHFHGHALNRIGQLLPFDSAWWGRAALIDGLPEEHSSYLHRLPPSYLPDWQSIKHVDVTVGRVHAHPGQAVIVDMRDPANGPGLNWLGTTYNIGELLCVVYIDPQTHLSDHLALYRAPGAKRFDADDCLLLNNLMLHLVAAVSANQIRTLVAMRETLTSPRNLALAVCDQRGTLHCAERGFVDLLLGEWPDWSGPCLPVPVVDGGYEGRHLQFEASPVGDLFLLAARGRTLLTQLSPRENDVALGFGEGKTYKEIARELGLSPNTVRHHIRAIYNKLGVKDKTRIAHLLHAPPD, encoded by the coding sequence ATGAGCCGTCATGAACATGGTCACGCCAGCCTGCTGCAAGCCTTCAGCTCGCTGACCCTGGAGTTGCAGCGCCTGGCGCAGCACAAGGACATCGAACATTTCCATGGCCATGCGCTGAACCGCATCGGCCAGTTGCTGCCCTTCGACAGCGCCTGGTGGGGCCGCGCCGCGCTGATCGACGGCCTGCCGGAAGAACACAGCTCCTACCTCCACCGCCTGCCCCCCAGCTACCTGCCGGACTGGCAGTCGATCAAGCACGTCGACGTCACCGTCGGCCGGGTCCATGCCCACCCTGGCCAGGCGGTGATAGTCGACATGCGCGACCCGGCCAACGGTCCCGGCCTGAACTGGCTGGGCACGACCTACAACATCGGCGAACTGCTGTGCGTGGTGTACATCGACCCGCAGACCCACCTCAGCGACCACCTGGCGCTGTATCGCGCCCCCGGCGCCAAGCGCTTCGACGCCGACGACTGCCTGCTGCTGAACAACCTGATGCTGCACCTGGTGGCCGCGGTGTCGGCCAACCAGATCCGCACCCTGGTGGCCATGCGCGAAACCCTCACCAGCCCGCGCAACCTGGCGCTGGCGGTGTGCGACCAGCGCGGCACCCTGCACTGCGCCGAACGCGGCTTCGTCGACCTGCTGCTTGGCGAATGGCCGGACTGGAGCGGCCCCTGCCTGCCCGTGCCCGTGGTCGATGGCGGTTATGAAGGCCGGCACCTGCAGTTCGAAGCCTCGCCGGTGGGCGACCTGTTCCTGCTCGCCGCCCGCGGCCGCACGCTGCTGACCCAACTGAGCCCACGGGAAAACGACGTGGCCCTGGGCTTCGGCGAAGGCAAGACCTACAAGGAAATCGCCCGCGAGCTGGGCCTGTCGCCGAACACCGTGCGCCATCACATCCGCGCCATCTACAACAAGCTCGGGGTCAAGGACAAAACCCGCATCGCCCACCTGCTGCACGCCCCGCCCGACTGA